In Micropterus dolomieu isolate WLL.071019.BEF.003 ecotype Adirondacks unplaced genomic scaffold, ASM2129224v1 contig_13367, whole genome shotgun sequence, the following are encoded in one genomic region:
- the LOC123966411 gene encoding uncharacterized protein LOC123966411: MANNITHLNVSLNQAEEQMLQSQGFKKINVNLNKGACGNVIYIWYKKLSNSAPITRVQVSFNDEMAVGLAESGYKKIPKDLNAGAKGNRLYLWYFRGNSKYDSPIVDIDITTDAAGEAHKFCHGWERLVCDLNRNVGGSRIYGWVKRKTQTYICDVTATDSYTSDSDYFQDGYIRMDEDTNRGAGGAFVFIWYRQTTNPKIALTDLQISTNGTEYQELQQQNYTAVNVNLNEGTGGNKVYLWHTTEGDNNPIEGSTLLLNPAAVPLYEKAGATVVKRNINAGNKGSTVYLCVNNVKG, encoded by the coding sequence ATGGCCAACAACATCACACACCTTAATGTGTCTCTTAATCAAGCTGAGGAGCAAATGCTCCAATCACAAGGCTTCAAGAAAATCAATGTAAATCTGAACAAAGGCGCGTGTGGAAACGTTATCTATATTTGGTACAAAAAATTAAGCAACTCAGCCCCCATCACCAGAGTTCAAGTTTCATTCAATGATGAAATGGCAGTTGGATTGGCCGAGTCAGGTTACAAGAAGATCCCTAAAGACCTAAATGCTGGAGCAAAAGGTAATCGTCTCTACCTTTGGTACTTCAGAGGCAACTCAAAGTACGATTCTCCCATAGTGGACATTGATATCACTACAGATGCAGCAGGGGAAGCTCACAAGTTTTGCCATGGCTGGGAGAGACTGGTCTGTGATCTGAACCGCAATGTTGGAGGGAGCCGGATCTATGGCTGGGTGAAGAGAAAGACGCAAACATACATCTGTGATGTCACTGCCACTGATTCCTACACGTCAGACAGCGACTACTTTCAGGATGGTTACATCCGTATGGATGAAGATACCAATAGAGGTGCAGGGGGAGCCTTTGTCTTCATCTGGTACCGCCAGACCACTAACCCCAAGATTGCACTCACGGATCTGCAAATCTCCACCAATGGCACGGAGTATCAGGAACTTCAGCAGCAGAATTACACGGCAGTGAATGTTAACCTCAACGAGGGGACCGGAGGTAACAAGGTGTACCTGTGGCACACGACAGAGGGAGACAACAATCCCATTGAGGGCAGCACCCTGCTTCTCAACCCAGCTGCTGTTCCACTGTATGAGAAGGCTGGTGCCACTGTCGTCAAAAGAAACATCAACGCAGGCAATAAAGGCAGCACTGTGTACCTGTGTGTTAATAATGTTAAAGGCTGA